The window CAAATTTCATTGCTGGGGCAATCTAGTAAAACAATTTCTCGTTTTATTAAAACTACATTAAAAACTGCTTGATATAATCGTCAAAAATTAATGAAATCAAAACAATTAGAAAATACCCAATTAAAATTTAAAAAATTATCTGGTAAAATCCAAATCGATGAAACATTTATTAAAGAAATCCATAAAGGAAATTTCAAATATAAAACTGATCCACGAAGAATTCACCTTGACCCATTCGCAACTAATACTAAATGCTGTATTCAAATGGCAATTGATAATAATAACAATATTTATGTTAAATCCACAAACACCAAACGTTTACAAAAACAATGAGTTATTGAAAATATGAACAAAGAATTAATTAATGAAAATTCAATTATTACTTCTGATATGCAAAAATTATATTTTTTAGTAGCAAAACAAACAAATTCTACTTTATGTGTAACTAAAACAACAACTAATCCTGAAGCTAGTTATCGTAACTTAAATAAAATCAATAAATTACAATCTAGTCTTAAAGAAGCTTTAATTCATTATCATGGTTTAGGTTTTACTAATATTCAAAATTATTTAAATCTCTGAAAATGAAAATACCAACATAAGGGTTTAACTCCAAACCAACAAACAGCGGTATTATATTTTAATGTATAAAAAAGTTAAAGTAAAAATAGTAATTTTACATAAAAGCCTTTTAAAATTATCAAGTTGATGATTTTTTTTATTTTATCAAGAGTTTTCGACAAAATTAAAACTAATTTTTATTTTGGCATAAATTTTATAAGCAAAATATGCCAATAGCATGATGCTGATAATAATAAATATTAGTCCAATTGCAATATTCATTTTTAAGCTCCTTTAAAATAGTTATAATTTATATCTTTTTTGTTGTTTTCTTTTTCGGCAATGAAGAAGCCTAATAATTCTTGTCCTTTAATTAACTTGGTTTCTTGCTCTTGTTGATTAATTGAAATTACTTGATATTTACTATCTTTTATTATTCCAATACAAATCGAATTTTCATATTTTCCTTTATGAACAAATCGCTTTGGAAACCAAATGCCGATTTGTTCATAAAATCATGGAATTTTAGGTGCTTTAATAAACATTGCGTTTTGTGTTTCTTTTAAGAGATATTTTTTAGTATTTAAGAAAATGTTTTCAATGTTTTTCATAATAAATTACCTTTCTTATTTGTTATAAACTAAGTTACATTAACTAAGTTAGTTGACTCAGTTTTTTAAACACTTATATATCGCAGATTTAAGTGTTTAACAAGCTTTGTTAGTAAATTTTGTTTTTTTAATTAGATAAAGATTTTAATAATTTTAAACTTAGTATACCCCTATATAGAAATTTCTACACTTTAACATCCGCATCTTACCCTTGGAACTAATTTAATAGCGTGTATATTTTTAGGAAATCCACCCATTCATTTTTTTATTGCAAAATGAAACAAATTGCTATAGCTAATAGGATGTTATCTATCAACTGGTAAACTTCTTTTGGTTATGGCGACCACCCACAATTTATCGTGCTTTAATACATACCAACATGGTCGCGTTTAGTTTTCTTAGGTATTGCTTTGAAGAAGTAAAACAATCAGCTAATTGGGCCTGTCCAAAAGGTTATAAAAACTAAGTAAAATGCTTATAAAAACAACATTAAAATATTTTTTACAACAAAAATCATACATAAGAAATATATACTTAATTTGAATATTGAAATAATTTATAGTAAATGATTATTTTTTCTTTTTTAAAAAATACCTAAAAAAACTAAACGCGACCAATTAATAAGGACGCATAAAGTTTTGTTAGGTAGTAAAATATTTGAATAAGTATTAAGGCGGTCAGCAATGATTGTCTTTTTATTTTATAAGGTGTTAAAAATTTGTTCTTTGAAAATTAAATACA is drawn from Spiroplasma endosymbiont of Clivina fossor and contains these coding sequences:
- a CDS encoding IS1/IS1595 family N-terminal zinc-binding domain-containing protein — its product is MEKIIQELVNTLTDDQFLEFYEKVKQQAELIKKQKRLNEIDQKFRAQGIKCPKCESYHCVKNGHNSEGKQKYLCKNCRASFDAFRNHFIYWSHLNYEQWNLLIQISLLGQSSKTISRFIKTTLKTAWYNRQKLMKSKQLENTQLKFKKLSGKIQIDETFIKEIHKGNFKYKTDPRRIHLDPFATNTKCCIQMAIDNNNNIYVKSTNTKRLQKQWVIENMNKELINENSIITSDMQKLYFLVAKQTNSTLCVTKTTTNPEASYRNLNKINKLQSSLKEALIHYHGLGFTNIQNYLNLWKWKYQHKGLTPNQQTAVLYFNV